TGCAAAGATCTCGAGAGCTAGATCTCATCGCTACCTTATCGATGTCAGTTTTCTGTACCAATCTGTATTTGATTTCTCTTTAAGATGTTTCTAATGACTTTAATTTTGttctatttatttacaaaatttatatttcatatatGTACACATGAGATTATGgaaatttatatacattttgATTGTCCCAGCCTTTTTCCTTCAATAGACCGCCAACTGGTCCCTGCGAAAAATCGTATTTCTCACCAGCAACTGTTGTGATGAATGAATCAGGTCCACAAACCAACGCTAACGAAGGgttagtattattattgtgaGGTCCATTCGATTTCATTTCTTTATATGGAACTGGTTCTGGGATTTGGTTTAGCAGTTCCTTGATATTGACATCCTTGATGTTTCCGCCCTTACTAGATTCATGCATGTGCAGTTTTAttctattttgtttatCAAGGACGtctaaatatttagaaaGAGGTCCCAATTCTGATTTGGTCTTACAGGAATGGAAAAGATGCATAGTTCCATAAAATGGAGATTCTGTCAAGAGCAACTGCAAAGCAGGTACTACACCTGTACCTGCTGTAAACATTAGAATATTCAGTGGTTcgtatttgaatatttgcTTTTGTTCAGTTGCATGAGTAGTTTTTTCTAGAtcctttaatatatttctatCTCTCTTCATCTCATGGTTAGGATTTGGGAATTCGTATTCTATATAAGGTCCTCGCAACTCCACGGTATCGTTAATACCAAGACCATGTATCCATCTTGCAACTTCAccatttttatattgttttaaatagAACATTAGTTTACCATCGGCATTCTCTCCATCTTTCAGCAACTGTATCTGGCCTGCAGAAGCATCAAAATAAAACGGCAAGGGAGTATAGTTTCTAACAACCATAATTTCAGGTTGTTTTATTTCTACTGACCAAATTTTTGTAGATCCTATTATCTGCCACAAATTCTGATTCTGTGTCAAGATAGGTGTcaattctaataaaaaatgttCTTCATCAATGTCTTTCTTGTAGCTAATTCTATACTTTGTAAAATGATCAGTTGACAGGTTTGGAGAATCATTGAATCGAGACAGTGAGTTATACGCCATATATATTGAGAACGATAGAGCCCCGCAAGATAACCCATATATCACTTTATGTCTTTTCCAATTGAACCGTGAAGTTGATTTCAATGCATTAAGAGAATATAATCGCACAAATGATTTTTGTAGAAACATGTTTTAAGATAACTACGGAGCTTCAATTAACAAATAGTACTATCCCCTTCAATATGTCAACATTTTGAACTAATGTGACCTCAAATACAATCTCAATAAATGTAGTGCTCctatattaaataacttGAAACTATCACTTCTTTTAATACTCCTGATTATTTTGTCATTTGTTGAAACTATTTCACTTTAGTCATCGCAACGGAAATATCAATTCCAAAAACCACCTCATTAATTGCAATTactaatattataaatggAGGACATAACAATGTAACAACTAGTATTAATAGAGTTGCTGTTTTGAAGTTCAGATTTTCAGATAAACGACGTGATATTAGAGTTTAAACAATCTTTTAATCTTCATTGGTATCCAATACTCTACTAGCAATACTAAGCGCATTTAATTGCAGAGACCATcaatagatatatatcttCAAGTCCCACAATAATGAAGTTACTGAGATCATTTAAGTTGCATAACGACAAAATATGGAGTATTGACTATTCTTCTGGACTTCTTGCAACTGCATCGTCTGATCTACGCATTAAGATCTTAAGAATTGGTGATATAGGTTCAGATGACATTGATGAAAAGAATAAAGAAAACGATGATGATGACAATCGATTACTAGATGAATTAGATGATAGTGCacataaaaaaacaatacgATCTGTGGCATGGAGACCAAACTCCAACATTCTTGCCGCAGGATCTTTTGATTCTACAATCTCGATTTGGTCCAAAGAAGATTATCAAGAGGACGAGGTTGCtggaaataatttttcaatggaTTTATTAGCTATTATCGAAGGCCATGAGAACGAGGTTAAGAGTGTAGCTTGGTCCCAAGATGGATACTTTTTAGCTACTTGTTCCAGAGATAAGAGTGTATGGATTTGGGAAGCTGATGAAGTTGGTGAAGAATATGAATGTGTTAGTGTTCTCCAAGAACATAGCCAAGATATTAAACACGTTGTTTGGCACCCAACACAAAATGTTTTAGCTTCAAGTTCCTATGATGATACGATCAGAGTATGGAAGGAGTTTGATGAAGACTGGGAGTGTGCAGCTGTTTTAAATGGCCACGAGGGCACAGTTTGGTGTTCAGATTTTGAACATTCATCTGTTGAAAAAAACGATTCTATGAGACTTTGTAGCGGCAGTGATGATGCAAAAGTTAAAGTTTGGAAATTCGATGGAGTCAATGAAGATTCGGAAGATATTTGGATATGTGAGTCAACACTTCCTCCAGTACACTCCGGTCCTGTTTATAGCGTATGTTGGAATGATGATGGTTTAATTGCAAGTGCTGGTTCTGATGGTGTCATAGCTATATACAAGGAAGATGAGACTTTGAAAGGTAAGTGGAATTGCATAGAGAAGAATGAGAAAAGTCatacattttttgaaatcaattgTATCAAGTGgataaagaataataacGATGAAACACTATTATTGAGTGCTAGTGATGATGGGCACGTAAACATGTGgaatgtaaataaaaactaAATGCATGTTAATAGGTTGAAGAAACTTTAAGATGTTTAATTTTCATActaatttcatatttatatactaCTGACAGTAACTATATAATACGTAACTCCACTAAATAAGAATAACTAACATCATAAAAAAAAGCATTATTGTTAAGATCATCAACAAATACAAACACCATTTGCTTGATTTTCTTTGGTATCTCATTgctttatttaattcattagaTGCTAACTGGGTATTATCCAAAGTAGAATAAATATTTGCTTCAATGTTGTCAACAATCATACCTTGATCTTGGATAACGTTACTGAGATCagtaaaaatatcatttatttcaGTTATACctctttcaatatttataatcTCTTCATCTCTTTGTCGTATCAGATTCTGTTGGTATGcaaattcttcattattaatactTTCTCTTGGAATGactatatttttgttttgtattTGTACTGGAGCTTGACCTACATGCTGAGTTGCctcattttcttcttcgaCTAACAATGCATGTTTATTCTCCAATTGAAGTCTAGCCTTTTCATTGATTCTTTTTATCAACGCAGTGTAACGTTTTTGTAAATTCTGAAACTCTTTTATGGAAGAACGTATATctcttattattttatccTTTGCAATTATTTGTAGTTGGTTCAGCTCTGCAACCTCGATCTTCTCAACTTTACAAACTTCTTCATTTATTACACTTATCAGCCctttaatcttttcaatattttgaatagcTTTTTTATCAATGTTATCTATAACTTTTACATTTAGAGAATTATCTCCctcattattcaaaaactttTCCAAAGTTGAACTAAACTGGTTAATGGTGTTTATCTGCCCATTGATTTCAAACAACTGCTCAATTATACGATCCTTTAACGCATCAAATTCCGGGGAGTCACTGTACTTATTAACCCCAGAGTCATCTTGAGAATCAAAATCAGGTTGCATATTGTATTATAACAGTTCTAATCCGCTgaaatatatctatatatatataatagtaataataaccTAACAAGCAAACTCAGACGTTGATGTACTTACCATCAACTATACTAGCCAAACGTATCACTTCTTAATGATCTATATTTACGACTTTTAAActtatctttcttttaatgtctgtcttcattaaatatgctccttttaaattttgagTACCAGGTTTCAATTTAAAGAAGTGATTGTCAGAAATAAGCGCCATTGTCTTTATAAACCTGTTAAAGAAATATAGATGTATAAAAGGTTACAAGTGATACACAAATAATAAGGATTGTGGATCTTATGGAGGacatttttgtttattcaAGGTAATGCTATATACTGGAGAAGAGGAATCTAAGGTGTTTTATACATCTGCCTCGTTGATTGATTTACGGATACAATTTCTAGTTGG
The nucleotide sequence above comes from Tetrapisispora phaffii CBS 4417 chromosome 3, complete genome. Encoded proteins:
- the CYC2 gene encoding oxidoreductase (similar to Saccharomyces cerevisiae CYC2 (YOR037W); ancestral locus Anc_5.632); the protein is MFLQKSFVRLYSLNALKSTSRFNWKRHKVIYGLSCGALSFSIYMAYNSLSRFNDSPNLSTDHFTKYRISYKKDIDEEHFLLELTPILTQNQNLWQIIGSTKIWSVEIKQPEIMVVRNYTPLPFYFDASAGQIQLLKDGENADGKLMFYLKQYKNGEVARWIHGLGINDTVELRGPYIEYEFPNPNHEMKRDRNILKDLEKTTHATEQKQIFKYEPLNILMFTAGTGVVPALQLLLTESPFYGTMHLFHSCKTKSELGPLSKYLDVLDKQNRIKLHMHESSKGGNIKDVNIKELLNQIPEPVPYKEMKSNGPHNNNTNPSLALVCGPDSFITTVAGEKYDFSQGPVGGLLKEKGWDNQNVYKFP
- the CIA1 gene encoding iron-sulfur cluster assembly protein CIA1 (similar to Saccharomyces cerevisiae CIA1 (YDR267C); ancestral locus Anc_5.631), with amino-acid sequence MKLLRSFKLHNDKIWSIDYSSGLLATASSDLRIKILRIGDIGSDDIDEKNKENDDDDNRLLDELDDSAHKKTIRSVAWRPNSNILAAGSFDSTISIWSKEDYQEDEVAGNNFSMDLLAIIEGHENEVKSVAWSQDGYFLATCSRDKSVWIWEADEVGEEYECVSVLQEHSQDIKHVVWHPTQNVLASSSYDDTIRVWKEFDEDWECAAVLNGHEGTVWCSDFEHSSVEKNDSMRLCSGSDDAKVKVWKFDGVNEDSEDIWICESTLPPVHSGPVYSVCWNDDGLIASAGSDGVIAIYKEDETLKGKWNCIEKNEKSHTFFEINCIKWIKNNNDETLLLSASDDGHVNMWNVNKN
- the PEP12 gene encoding SNAP receptor PEP12 (similar to Saccharomyces cerevisiae PEP12 (YOR036W); ancestral locus Anc_5.630), whose product is MQPDFDSQDDSGVNKYSDSPEFDALKDRIIEQLFEINGQINTINQFSSTLEKFLNNEGDNSLNVKVIDNIDKKAIQNIEKIKGLISVINEEVCKVEKIEVAELNQLQIIAKDKIIRDIRSSIKEFQNLQKRYTALIKRINEKARLQLENKHALLVEEENEATQHVGQAPVQIQNKNIVIPRESINNEEFAYQQNLIRQRDEEIINIERGITEINDIFTDLSNVIQDQGMIVDNIEANIYSTLDNTQLASNELNKAMRYQRKSSKWCLYLLMILTIMLFFMMLVILI